One genomic window of Azospirillum thermophilum includes the following:
- the lptG gene encoding LPS export ABC transporter permease LptG, with protein sequence MYSSPTLSRYIGRQFVTWFVLLLLILLSIVLVLDTVELLRRAGTKPNVTFGLIVEMAFLKLPEIGQQMFPFVILFAGMFTFWRLTRSAELVVARAVGVSAWQFLTPVLIAAALIGVVKVTLINPVGAVFIAKYDQLQDRYLKLKSSSMAISRSGLWLRQTNEKQQFFIHADLVDPLTFRLAQVIVFEFDPDQRYLGRVDAPGAVLSEKKWVLQNAVLNRPGKDPEALPTFTIPTELDMATIEESFSPPETISFWELPRFIQTLETTGFPAIRHRLHYQSLLAQPLLFVAMVLFAAAFSLRLPRRGGTMAMVTGGVLTGFVLFVTTDVIRTFGMSETIPVLMAAWSPAGISLLLGTAALLHLEDG encoded by the coding sequence ATGTATTCATCCCCCACGCTGTCCCGCTACATCGGCCGCCAGTTCGTCACTTGGTTCGTCCTGCTGCTGCTGATCCTGCTGTCGATCGTGCTGGTGCTCGACACGGTGGAGCTGCTGCGGCGGGCCGGCACGAAGCCGAACGTGACCTTCGGCCTGATCGTCGAGATGGCCTTCCTGAAGCTGCCGGAGATCGGGCAGCAGATGTTCCCGTTCGTCATCCTGTTCGCCGGCATGTTCACCTTCTGGCGGCTGACCCGCAGCGCCGAGCTGGTGGTGGCGCGCGCGGTCGGGGTGTCGGCCTGGCAGTTCCTGACGCCGGTGCTGATCGCCGCGGCGTTGATCGGCGTGGTGAAGGTGACGCTGATCAATCCTGTGGGCGCGGTCTTCATCGCCAAGTACGACCAGCTTCAGGACCGTTATCTGAAGCTGAAGTCCAGTTCCATGGCGATCTCGCGGTCGGGCCTGTGGCTGCGCCAGACCAACGAGAAGCAGCAGTTCTTCATCCACGCCGACCTGGTGGACCCGCTGACCTTCCGGCTGGCGCAGGTCATCGTGTTCGAGTTCGACCCCGACCAGCGCTACCTCGGCCGCGTCGACGCGCCGGGCGCCGTGCTGAGCGAGAAGAAGTGGGTGCTGCAGAACGCCGTGCTGAACCGGCCGGGCAAGGATCCCGAGGCGCTGCCGACCTTCACCATTCCGACCGAGCTGGACATGGCGACGATCGAGGAGAGCTTCTCCCCGCCGGAGACCATCTCCTTCTGGGAGTTGCCGCGCTTCATCCAGACGCTGGAGACCACCGGATTCCCGGCGATCCGCCACCGGCTGCACTACCAGTCGCTGCTGGCCCAGCCGCTGCTGTTCGTCGCCATGGTGCTGTTCGCCGCCGCCTTCTCGCTGCGCCTGCCCCGGCGTGGCGGCACGATGGCGATGGTGACCGGCGGCGTGCTGACCGGTTTCGTGCTGTTCGTCACCACCGACGTCATCCGCACCTTCGGCATGTCGGAGACCATCCCGGTCCTGATGGCGGCCTGGAGCCCGGCAGGCATCAGCCTGCTGCTGGGCACCGCCGCCCTGCTGCACCTGGAGGACGGCTGA
- a CDS encoding peptidoglycan-binding protein — protein MTTVSMVELQQLLNKVGGILEVDGKAGPETELAIRDAREAAGLPAGGVDDALVAWLQKQPDPSPVVPTEGVVFIARQEVSSRTNYDHACAKPTWPGGESGVTIGIGYDLRFQGDFESCWAPRLPAATAAALRPWIGKQGSAAAAASLSQYSIPFFAAWDVFTALTLPAEVRSTEGAYGDLMPLPPLCRAALVSLVYNRGPGLGDPGDTTGPRSEMRAIHDLIQKNELDKVPAQFLSMQRLWPNAAGLRARRAAEAQMWQDGLAAAKTGG, from the coding sequence ATGACGACGGTATCGATGGTGGAGCTCCAGCAGCTCCTCAACAAGGTCGGCGGGATCCTGGAGGTCGACGGCAAGGCGGGGCCGGAGACGGAACTCGCCATCCGCGACGCGCGGGAAGCGGCCGGGCTGCCGGCCGGCGGTGTGGACGACGCGCTGGTGGCATGGCTGCAGAAGCAGCCCGATCCGTCGCCGGTCGTGCCGACCGAGGGGGTGGTCTTCATCGCCCGGCAGGAGGTGTCGAGCCGCACCAACTATGACCACGCCTGCGCCAAGCCGACCTGGCCGGGCGGCGAGAGCGGCGTCACCATCGGCATCGGCTACGACCTGCGCTTCCAGGGCGATTTCGAGAGCTGCTGGGCGCCGCGCCTGCCCGCCGCCACCGCGGCGGCCCTGCGCCCCTGGATCGGCAAGCAGGGCTCGGCTGCTGCTGCGGCGTCCCTGTCGCAGTACAGCATCCCGTTCTTCGCCGCCTGGGACGTCTTCACCGCGCTGACCCTGCCTGCCGAGGTGAGGTCGACGGAAGGCGCCTATGGCGACCTGATGCCCCTGCCGCCGCTGTGCCGCGCGGCCCTGGTCAGTCTGGTCTACAACCGCGGCCCCGGCCTGGGCGACCCGGGCGACACCACCGGCCCGCGGTCCGAGATGCGCGCCATCCACGACCTGATCCAGAAGAACGAGCTGGACAAGGTGCCGGCGCAGTTCCTGTCGATGCAGCGGCTCTGGCCCAACGCGGCCGGGCTGCGCGCCCGCCGTGCCGCCGAAGCGCAGATGTGGCAGGACGGGCTGGCCGCCGCCAAGACGGGTGGCTGA
- a CDS encoding NYN domain-containing protein: protein MFIDGANLYAAARALGFDIDYKRLRDGFAAEGRLVRSFYYTALVEDQEYSPIRPLVDWLDYNGYTMVTKPTKEFTDASGRRKIKGNMDIELAIDVMEMAEHVDHILLFSGDGDFRRLVEAVQRKGVRVSVISTVRSQPPMVADELRRQADNFIELQDLAPNIARVHHHREPMNAGQDNVHQGGPTLYDPDDRM, encoded by the coding sequence ATGTTCATCGACGGCGCCAATCTGTATGCCGCGGCGCGGGCGCTGGGCTTCGATATCGACTATAAGCGTCTGCGCGATGGTTTCGCCGCCGAAGGGCGTCTGGTGCGGTCCTTCTACTACACCGCGCTGGTCGAGGATCAGGAATATTCGCCGATCCGCCCGCTCGTGGATTGGCTCGATTATAACGGTTACACGATGGTGACCAAGCCGACCAAGGAGTTCACCGACGCGTCGGGTCGCCGCAAGATCAAGGGCAACATGGACATCGAGCTCGCCATCGACGTGATGGAGATGGCGGAGCATGTCGACCACATCCTGCTGTTCTCCGGCGACGGCGACTTCCGCCGCCTGGTGGAGGCAGTCCAGCGCAAGGGCGTGCGGGTCAGCGTGATCAGCACCGTCCGCTCGCAGCCGCCGATGGTGGCGGACGAGCTGCGCCGGCAGGCCGACAACTTCATCGAACTGCAGGACCTCGCCCCCAACATCGCCCGCGTCCATCACCATCGCGAGCCGATGAACGCCGGCCAGGACAACGTCCACCAGGGCGGCCCGACCCTCTACGACCCGGACGACCGCATGTAG
- the pdxA gene encoding 4-hydroxythreonine-4-phosphate dehydrogenase PdxA — protein MAPLPSPHAGRLPPLVVTMGEPAGIGGDILLKAWAARAAAGLPPFFVIDDPDRLAALAARIGLDVPVRRIASAAEAAQLFDKALPVLPQPLAAPVVPGRPDPANGAAVIASIDRAVALVRGGEAAAVVTNPIQKSSLYAAGFRHPGHTEYLAHLAGLADEPVMMLASADLRVVPVTIHVSLRAATEQLTTAAIIHAGRVTAAALVRDFGIARPRLAVAALNPHAGEGGAMGREEIDVIAPAVAALRAEGLAVDGPRPADTLFHVRARAGFDAALCMYHDQALIPLKTIDFDTGVNITLGLPFVRTSPDHGTALDIAGTGKAGETSLVAAMKAAAGMAYNRLQSRDD, from the coding sequence ATGGCGCCCCTGCCGTCCCCGCATGCGGGAAGACTGCCGCCGCTCGTCGTGACGATGGGCGAACCTGCGGGGATCGGCGGGGATATCCTGTTGAAGGCCTGGGCCGCGAGGGCGGCGGCGGGACTTCCTCCCTTCTTCGTCATCGACGATCCGGACCGGCTCGCCGCCCTGGCCGCGCGGATCGGGCTCGACGTTCCGGTGCGGCGGATCGCTTCCGCTGCGGAGGCGGCGCAGCTGTTCGACAAGGCCTTGCCGGTCCTGCCGCAGCCCCTCGCCGCGCCGGTGGTCCCCGGCCGGCCGGACCCGGCCAACGGTGCCGCGGTCATCGCCAGCATCGACCGGGCGGTCGCCCTGGTGCGCGGCGGCGAGGCCGCGGCGGTGGTGACCAACCCCATCCAGAAATCCTCGCTCTATGCCGCCGGATTCCGTCATCCCGGCCATACCGAGTATCTTGCCCATCTCGCCGGGCTGGCGGATGAGCCGGTGATGATGCTGGCGTCGGCCGACCTGCGTGTGGTGCCGGTGACCATTCATGTCTCGCTGCGCGCGGCGACGGAGCAGCTGACCACCGCCGCCATCATCCATGCCGGGCGCGTCACGGCGGCGGCGCTCGTCCGCGATTTCGGGATCGCGCGGCCCCGGCTGGCGGTCGCCGCGCTGAACCCGCATGCCGGCGAAGGCGGGGCGATGGGCCGCGAGGAGATCGACGTCATCGCTCCGGCGGTGGCCGCCCTGCGGGCCGAGGGGCTGGCGGTCGACGGGCCGCGCCCGGCCGACACGCTGTTCCATGTCCGCGCCCGCGCCGGATTCGACGCGGCGCTGTGCATGTACCACGATCAGGCGCTGATCCCGCTGAAGACCATCGACTTCGATACCGGGGTCAACATCACGCTGGGGTTGCCCTTCGTCCGCACCTCTCCCGATCACGGCACCGCGCTCGACATCGCCGGCACCGGGAAAGCCGGCGAGACCAGCCTGGTCGCGGCGATGAAGGCCGCGGCCGGAATGGCATACAATCGTCTGCAATCAAGAGACGATTAG
- a CDS encoding peptidylprolyl isomerase, giving the protein MKQIVLPAAEPNPSKEAIKALKDQAEKLRKSIKSCEDFEAKAKATGVPESGDMGTLRVKDLPAGLQQLAVGIPLGQPSPVLMSPAAAIILIVCKRDVPMIQPPPEAQPKPEPVAAPAPPPPPPKEAKLPTREEVERDLVNERADLLSRRYLRDLRRSAFIEIRS; this is encoded by the coding sequence ATGAAGCAGATCGTCCTGCCGGCTGCCGAGCCCAACCCCTCCAAGGAGGCGATCAAGGCGCTGAAGGATCAGGCGGAGAAGCTGCGCAAGTCGATCAAGAGCTGCGAGGACTTCGAGGCCAAGGCGAAGGCCACCGGGGTTCCGGAGTCGGGCGACATGGGCACGCTGCGGGTCAAGGATCTGCCGGCCGGCCTGCAGCAGCTCGCCGTCGGCATCCCGCTCGGCCAGCCGAGCCCGGTGCTGATGAGCCCGGCCGCCGCGATCATCCTGATCGTCTGCAAGCGCGACGTGCCGATGATCCAGCCGCCGCCGGAGGCGCAGCCGAAGCCCGAGCCGGTCGCCGCCCCGGCGCCGCCCCCGCCGCCGCCGAAGGAAGCCAAGCTGCCGACGCGCGAGGAGGTGGAGCGCGATCTGGTCAACGAGCGGGCCGACCTGCTGTCGCGCCGCTACCTGCGCGACCTGCGCCGTTCCGCCTTCATCGAGATCCGGAGCTGA
- a CDS encoding RelA/SpoT family protein, which produces MIRQYELVERVKAYDPDADEDLLNRAYVFSMKAHGSQTRASGDPYFLHPLEVAGILTQLKLDSGTIATALLHDTVEDTVATLDDIEKLFGKEIARLVDGVTKLSRLELHSEQAKQAENFRKLVLAMSEDIRVLLVKLADRLHNMRTLHHLKPEKRKRIARETIEIYSPLAERIGMHKIKDELDDLAFAELNPDARDSILAQLARLRNEGESRVQSIISELRETLEAEGLRDFSVSGREKTAYSIWRKLQRKNVSFEQLSDIMAFRITVGNLGECYQALGVIHAHYPVVPGRFKDYISTPKPNGYRSLHTGVIGPGRNRIEVQIRTRDMHEIAELGVAAHWAYKQGTPHSTEGREYRWLRELLDILEHAQKPEEFLEHTKLELFQDQVFCFTPKGDLIALPRGATPVDFAYAVHSEVGDHCVGAKINGRMLPLRTQLQNGDQVDIVTSKAQTPVPGWERFVVTGKARARIRKFLRTQQRSQYIELGRAILQRQFKAEGYEFSEKALDNVIRIFQQPSSEDLLASVGSGLNSGREVFHAVFPGHKPHAATPQPDEKNQIIPKPKPKAKGKESALPIRGLIPGMAVHYARCCHPLPGDRIVGIVTTGKGVTIHTIDCETLESFNDSPERWIDVAWDTGPDSPEEHVGRISVVVANEPGSLGTLSTVIGKNGGNITNLKITNRNPDFFELLIDIDVKDAKHLTNIMAALRATPAINSVDRARGR; this is translated from the coding sequence ATGATCCGGCAATATGAACTTGTCGAGCGCGTAAAGGCCTACGACCCCGACGCGGACGAGGATCTGCTGAACCGCGCCTACGTCTTTTCGATGAAGGCGCACGGCTCGCAGACGCGGGCCTCCGGCGACCCCTACTTCCTGCATCCGCTGGAAGTCGCCGGCATCCTGACCCAGTTGAAGCTCGACTCCGGCACCATCGCGACGGCGCTGCTGCACGACACGGTGGAAGACACCGTGGCGACGCTGGACGACATCGAGAAACTGTTCGGCAAGGAGATCGCCAGGCTCGTCGACGGCGTCACCAAGCTGTCGCGGCTGGAACTGCACAGCGAGCAGGCCAAGCAGGCCGAGAACTTCCGCAAGCTGGTGCTGGCCATGTCGGAGGACATCCGCGTCCTCCTGGTGAAGCTGGCCGACCGGCTGCACAACATGCGCACGCTCCACCACCTGAAGCCGGAGAAGCGCAAGCGCATCGCCCGCGAGACGATCGAGATCTACTCGCCGCTGGCCGAGCGCATCGGCATGCACAAGATCAAGGACGAGCTGGACGACCTCGCCTTCGCGGAGCTGAATCCCGACGCCCGCGACAGCATCCTGGCCCAGCTCGCCCGCCTGCGCAACGAGGGCGAAAGCCGCGTCCAGAGCATCATCAGCGAACTGCGCGAGACGCTGGAGGCCGAAGGGCTGCGCGACTTCTCGGTCTCCGGCCGCGAGAAGACCGCCTATTCGATCTGGCGCAAGCTGCAGCGAAAGAACGTCAGCTTCGAGCAGCTGTCCGACATCATGGCCTTCCGCATCACGGTCGGAAACCTGGGCGAATGCTATCAGGCGCTGGGCGTGATCCACGCCCATTACCCGGTCGTTCCGGGGCGCTTCAAGGACTACATCTCGACGCCCAAGCCCAACGGCTACCGCAGCCTGCACACCGGCGTGATCGGCCCCGGCCGCAACCGCATCGAGGTGCAGATCCGCACCCGCGACATGCACGAGATCGCGGAACTGGGCGTCGCGGCCCACTGGGCCTACAAGCAGGGCACGCCCCACAGCACCGAGGGGCGCGAGTACCGCTGGCTGCGCGAGCTTCTGGACATCCTGGAGCACGCTCAGAAGCCCGAGGAGTTCCTGGAACACACCAAGCTGGAGCTGTTCCAGGACCAGGTCTTCTGCTTCACGCCGAAGGGCGACCTGATCGCCCTGCCGCGCGGCGCCACCCCGGTGGACTTCGCCTATGCCGTCCACTCGGAGGTCGGCGACCATTGCGTCGGCGCCAAGATCAACGGCCGCATGCTGCCGCTGCGCACGCAGTTGCAGAACGGCGACCAGGTCGACATCGTCACCTCCAAGGCGCAGACGCCGGTCCCCGGCTGGGAACGCTTCGTCGTCACCGGCAAGGCGCGGGCGCGCATCCGCAAGTTCCTGCGCACGCAGCAGCGCTCCCAGTACATCGAACTGGGCCGCGCCATCCTGCAGCGGCAGTTCAAGGCGGAAGGCTACGAGTTCTCGGAAAAGGCGCTCGACAACGTCATCAGGATCTTCCAGCAGCCGAGCTCGGAAGACCTGCTGGCGAGCGTCGGGTCGGGACTGAATTCCGGCCGCGAGGTCTTCCACGCGGTCTTCCCCGGCCACAAGCCGCACGCGGCGACCCCGCAGCCCGATGAGAAGAACCAGATCATCCCGAAGCCCAAGCCGAAGGCGAAGGGCAAGGAATCGGCCCTGCCGATCCGCGGGCTGATCCCCGGCATGGCGGTCCATTACGCCCGCTGCTGCCATCCGCTGCCGGGCGACCGCATCGTCGGCATCGTGACGACGGGCAAGGGCGTGACCATCCACACCATCGACTGCGAGACGCTGGAGAGCTTCAACGACTCGCCCGAGCGCTGGATCGACGTGGCCTGGGACACCGGCCCGGACAGCCCGGAGGAGCATGTCGGCCGCATCTCCGTCGTCGTGGCGAACGAGCCGGGCTCGCTCGGCACGCTGTCCACGGTGATCGGCAAGAATGGCGGCAACATAACCAACCTGAAGATCACCAACCGCAACCCGGACTTCTTCGAGCTGCTGATCGACATCGACGTGAAGGACGCCAAGCACCTGACCAACATCATGGCGGCCCTGCGCGCGACCCCGGCGATCAACTCGGTGGACCGGGCACGCGGCCGGTAG
- the rpoZ gene encoding DNA-directed RNA polymerase subunit omega, with protein MARVTVEDCVLKVPNRFELVMMAAQRAREVASGAPLSIERDNDKNPVVALREIADETVSLEYLKNALIKGHQKHVEPDEPEEEIVELMAGENDWAARGNNSLGDDDAMSDGEELGEDDDIAGDMDAEPGAAFGMTEDDVVGRDADGDL; from the coding sequence ATGGCCCGCGTTACCGTTGAAGATTGCGTCCTGAAGGTTCCGAACCGGTTCGAGCTGGTCATGATGGCTGCCCAGCGCGCCCGCGAGGTGGCGTCCGGCGCCCCGCTTTCCATCGAACGCGACAATGACAAAAACCCGGTCGTCGCCCTGCGCGAGATCGCGGACGAGACCGTGTCGCTCGAATACCTGAAGAACGCTCTGATCAAGGGCCACCAGAAGCATGTCGAGCCCGACGAGCCCGAGGAGGAGATCGTCGAGCTGATGGCCGGCGAGAACGACTGGGCCGCCCGCGGCAACAACTCGCTCGGCGACGACGACGCGATGAGCGACGGCGAGGAACTCGGCGAGGATGACGACATCGCCGGCGACATGGACGCCGAGCCGGGTGCCGCCTTCGGCATGACCGAGGACGACGTCGTCGGCCGCGATGCCGACGGGGACCTCTGA
- a CDS encoding HIT family protein, with translation MPGPAPSEPTVFSRLIAGELPCAKVYEDERTFAFMDAGQVNPGHVLVALKRPAETLLDLSEDEAAALFRTVHKVARAVEAAFAPEGITVLQTNRPAGWQTVPHIHVHVVPRYRGDGAELVWPRRSPPMDELKALASRIRVE, from the coding sequence ATGCCCGGCCCGGCGCCCTCCGAACCCACCGTGTTCAGCCGCCTGATCGCCGGCGAGCTGCCCTGCGCCAAGGTCTATGAGGACGAGCGGACCTTTGCCTTCATGGACGCCGGCCAGGTCAATCCCGGCCATGTGCTGGTGGCGCTGAAGCGGCCGGCCGAGACCCTGCTGGACCTCAGCGAGGACGAGGCGGCCGCCCTGTTCCGCACCGTCCACAAGGTCGCCCGCGCCGTCGAGGCCGCCTTCGCGCCGGAGGGGATCACGGTGCTGCAGACCAACCGGCCGGCCGGCTGGCAGACGGTGCCGCACATCCATGTCCATGTCGTGCCGCGCTACCGAGGCGACGGGGCGGAGCTCGTCTGGCCGCGGCGCTCGCCGCCGATGGACGAGTTGAAGGCCCTGGCTTCCCGCATCCGGGTCGAGTGA
- a CDS encoding peptidylprolyl isomerase, giving the protein MSSLRAVRSAFAVATACAVLALPAAAQTSKVPGGAASKAQSGAAPGGVPAAGIAAVVNDEVISVSDVNARIRLALVSNGAAENPETRQRLAPQVLRQLIDERLQLQEAKRNGVTVSQADIDEAIKRIGEQNRMSRQQVEGMLKAQGVPVTTLQEQVRALLAWQRVMQRRMRQEIAIGEDEIDAAMERAKANIGKPEYLVAEIFLAVDTPDQDDDVRRTADRLVEEIRRGGNFAALARQFSQSAGAASGGDLGWVRSGELSNELDRSLATMRPGQLSAPVRTATGYHILLVRGQRAYGSGGGEEMAAPPRRRVRGRWRSRSQTSPRRRST; this is encoded by the coding sequence ATGTCGAGTTTGCGAGCCGTCCGGTCCGCCTTTGCCGTGGCGACCGCCTGCGCCGTCCTTGCCCTGCCGGCAGCGGCACAGACGTCCAAGGTCCCCGGCGGAGCGGCGTCGAAGGCTCAGTCCGGCGCAGCGCCGGGCGGCGTGCCGGCGGCCGGGATCGCCGCCGTGGTGAACGACGAGGTGATCTCCGTCTCCGACGTCAACGCCCGCATCCGGCTGGCGCTGGTCAGCAACGGTGCCGCGGAGAATCCGGAGACGCGCCAGCGCCTCGCCCCGCAGGTCCTGCGCCAGCTCATCGACGAGCGGCTGCAGCTCCAGGAGGCCAAGCGCAACGGCGTCACCGTCTCGCAGGCCGACATCGACGAGGCGATCAAGCGCATCGGCGAGCAGAACCGGATGAGCCGCCAACAGGTCGAGGGCATGCTGAAGGCCCAGGGCGTGCCGGTCACCACCCTGCAGGAGCAGGTGCGCGCCCTGCTGGCCTGGCAGCGCGTGATGCAGCGCCGCATGCGCCAGGAGATCGCCATCGGCGAGGACGAGATCGACGCGGCGATGGAACGGGCGAAGGCCAACATCGGCAAGCCCGAGTATCTGGTGGCGGAGATCTTCCTGGCGGTCGACACCCCCGACCAGGATGACGACGTGCGCCGCACCGCCGACCGGCTGGTGGAGGAAATCCGCCGCGGCGGCAACTTCGCGGCGCTCGCCCGCCAGTTCTCGCAGTCGGCCGGTGCGGCGTCGGGCGGCGACCTCGGCTGGGTGCGGTCCGGCGAGCTGTCGAACGAGCTGGACAGGTCGCTCGCCACCATGCGGCCGGGCCAGCTTTCGGCCCCGGTCCGCACGGCGACCGGCTATCACATCCTGCTGGTCCGCGGCCAGCGCGCCTATGGCAGCGGTGGCGGCGAGGAGATGGCCGCTCCGCCCCGCCGCCGCGTCCGCGGCCGGTGGCGCAGCCGAAGCCAGACCTCGCCAAGGCGAAGGTCAACATGA
- the guaA gene encoding glutamine-hydrolyzing GMP synthase — protein sequence MSSSVSSADRILILDFGSQVTQLIARRIREAGVYCEIHPFSMSDERIRDYAPKAIILSGSPASVTEENSPRAPESVFGMGVPVLGICYGQQTMCQQLGGAVSGSDHREFGRAFIEVKEPCALFDGLWDLGAREQVWMSHGDRVTALPEGFRAVAVSEGAPFAVIADDSRQFYGVQFHPEVVHTPHGAQLLANFVHRVAGLKGDWTMAAFKQQAIEKIRAQVGTGKVICGLSGGVDSSVAAVLIHEAIGDQLTCIFVDTGLMRAGEAEEVVTLFRDHYNIPLVHRNASELFLGKLAGVTDPEKKRKIIGGLFIDVFDEESAKVGGAQFLAQGTLYPDVIESVSFTGGPSVTIKSHHNVGGLPERMKLKLVEPLRELFKDEVRALGRELGLPESFIRRHPFPGPGLAIRVPGEITPEKLDILRKADSIYLEEIRAAGLYDAIWQAFAVLLPVRTVGVMGDGRTYDHVLALRAVTSTDGMTADWYQFPHDFLARVSNRIVNEVRGVNRVVYDITSKPPGTIEWE from the coding sequence ATGTCTTCCTCCGTTTCTTCCGCCGACCGCATCCTCATTCTCGACTTCGGGTCGCAGGTCACGCAGCTCATCGCCCGCCGCATCCGCGAGGCCGGCGTCTATTGCGAGATCCATCCCTTCAGCATGAGCGACGAGCGGATCCGCGATTACGCCCCCAAGGCCATCATCCTGTCGGGCAGCCCGGCCTCCGTCACGGAAGAGAACAGCCCGCGCGCGCCGGAATCGGTCTTCGGCATGGGCGTGCCGGTGCTCGGCATCTGCTACGGCCAGCAGACCATGTGCCAGCAGCTCGGCGGCGCCGTCTCCGGCTCCGACCACCGCGAATTCGGCCGCGCCTTCATCGAGGTGAAGGAGCCCTGCGCCCTGTTCGACGGGCTGTGGGACCTCGGCGCCCGCGAGCAGGTGTGGATGAGCCACGGCGACCGCGTCACCGCCCTGCCCGAGGGCTTCCGCGCGGTGGCGGTCAGCGAGGGCGCGCCCTTCGCCGTGATCGCCGACGATTCCCGCCAGTTCTACGGCGTGCAGTTCCATCCGGAGGTGGTGCACACCCCGCACGGCGCCCAGCTCCTCGCCAATTTCGTCCACCGCGTCGCCGGGCTGAAGGGCGACTGGACGATGGCGGCGTTCAAGCAGCAGGCGATCGAGAAGATCCGCGCCCAGGTCGGCACGGGCAAGGTGATCTGCGGCCTGTCCGGCGGCGTCGACAGCTCGGTCGCCGCCGTGCTGATCCATGAGGCGATCGGCGACCAGCTCACCTGCATCTTCGTCGACACCGGCCTGATGCGCGCCGGCGAGGCGGAGGAGGTGGTGACGCTGTTCCGCGACCACTACAACATCCCGCTGGTCCACCGGAACGCGTCGGAGCTGTTCCTCGGCAAGCTGGCCGGCGTCACCGATCCCGAGAAGAAGCGCAAGATCATCGGCGGCCTCTTCATCGACGTCTTCGACGAGGAGAGCGCCAAGGTCGGCGGCGCCCAGTTCCTCGCCCAGGGCACCCTCTACCCCGACGTGATCGAGAGCGTGTCCTTCACCGGCGGTCCCTCGGTCACCATCAAGTCGCACCACAATGTCGGCGGCCTGCCGGAGCGCATGAAGCTGAAGCTGGTGGAGCCGTTGCGCGAGCTGTTCAAGGACGAGGTGCGGGCGCTCGGCCGCGAGCTCGGCCTGCCGGAGAGCTTCATCCGCCGCCACCCCTTCCCCGGCCCCGGCCTCGCCATCCGCGTCCCCGGCGAGATCACGCCGGAGAAGCTGGACATCCTGCGCAAGGCCGACTCGATCTACTTGGAGGAGATCCGCGCGGCCGGCCTCTACGACGCGATCTGGCAGGCCTTCGCCGTCCTGCTGCCGGTGCGCACCGTCGGCGTGATGGGCGACGGCCGCACCTATGACCATGTCCTGGCACTGCGCGCGGTGACCTCCACCGACGGCATGACCGCGGACTGGTACCAGTTCCCCCACGACTTCCTCGCCCGCGTCTCCAACCGCATCGTCAACGAGGTGCGCGGTGTCAACCGCGTCGTCTACGACATCACCTCGAAGCCGCCGGGGACCATCGAGTGGGAGTAA
- a CDS encoding GNAT family N-acetyltransferase, whose amino-acid sequence MTDSSVTIRDARPGDAPAIARVHVRSWRTTYPGLIPAAFLVGLSESAAAARWEAIVRSRGPGRGALVATMGAEVVGFASYGAHRVPVADLAGEFYALYLLDEAQGRGIGRRLLGAMAERLLEAGTRSAAVWCLRDNPARWFYERLGGTRMAERPIRFAGRQLIEIGYGWRDLAPLARLSAGPEVG is encoded by the coding sequence ATGACGGACAGCAGCGTGACGATCCGCGATGCCCGCCCCGGCGATGCCCCGGCCATCGCCCGCGTCCATGTGCGGAGCTGGCGGACCACCTACCCAGGCCTGATCCCAGCCGCCTTCCTTGTCGGCCTGTCCGAGTCCGCCGCCGCCGCCCGCTGGGAGGCGATCGTCCGCAGCCGCGGTCCCGGCCGCGGCGCGCTGGTCGCCACCATGGGGGCGGAGGTGGTCGGCTTCGCCAGCTATGGCGCGCACCGCGTCCCGGTCGCCGATCTGGCCGGCGAATTCTATGCGCTCTACCTGCTGGACGAGGCGCAGGGCCGGGGGATCGGCCGGCGGCTGCTGGGGGCGATGGCCGAACGGCTGCTGGAGGCCGGAACACGGTCCGCAGCGGTCTGGTGCCTGCGCGACAACCCGGCCCGCTGGTTCTACGAACGGCTGGGCGGAACCCGGATGGCGGAGCGTCCGATCCGCTTCGCCGGGCGGCAGCTCATCGAGATCGGCTACGGCTGGCGCGACCTGGCTCCGCTTGCACGCTTGTCCGCGGGGCCGGAGGTGGGGTAG